Proteins co-encoded in one Dysgonomonadaceae bacterium zrk40 genomic window:
- a CDS encoding dienelactone hydrolase family protein — MLCTGFFPSETRAAPYHAGLVRIEVEDDLEIAPVVIWYPTDISEEVSWQAGPFEITAGRDVAVAKGRFPVLLLSHGHLGGPMSHRDFAASLARQGYIVVAPTHLGDAAGHPIASQDQILARRPQQAIAALDATLRDDRFASHADRARIGMIGYSAGGYTALMLAGAKADFALAASYCQAHGDADPGSCGPEQDVWPRISTTLASWKPPINPYPIKAAVLLDPLATMFDATGLAAVKIPVLLVRPEDEAYMKAGANALALAGNLPDPPHELVVPGRHFVFIDPCPEEIAADASLICNDEPGVDRASIHRELETEITDFLKRNL; from the coding sequence ATGCTCTGCACCGGCTTTTTCCCTTCTGAAACGAGGGCCGCGCCATATCATGCCGGTCTCGTGCGAATCGAGGTTGAGGACGATCTCGAAATCGCCCCTGTCGTCATCTGGTATCCGACCGACATTTCTGAAGAAGTCTCCTGGCAGGCAGGGCCGTTTGAAATCACCGCCGGCCGGGACGTGGCGGTGGCGAAGGGGCGCTTTCCCGTCCTGCTCCTCTCGCATGGTCATCTGGGCGGTCCTATGAGCCATCGCGATTTCGCGGCCTCTCTTGCCCGGCAGGGCTATATCGTGGTCGCGCCGACGCATCTGGGCGATGCAGCAGGACACCCGATTGCCAGCCAGGACCAAATACTGGCGCGCCGGCCGCAACAGGCCATCGCGGCGCTGGATGCAACTTTGCGGGATGATCGCTTCGCCTCTCATGCCGACCGTGCCCGGATCGGCATGATTGGCTATTCCGCCGGCGGCTACACCGCCCTCATGCTGGCAGGGGCTAAAGCCGATTTTGCGCTTGCGGCTTCCTACTGCCAGGCGCATGGCGACGCTGACCCCGGCTCCTGCGGGCCGGAGCAAGACGTCTGGCCCCGGATATCAACGACGCTCGCCAGCTGGAAGCCGCCGATCAATCCCTACCCCATAAAGGCGGCCGTCCTGCTCGACCCGCTTGCGACGATGTTCGACGCCACAGGTCTCGCCGCCGTCAAAATCCCCGTTCTTCTCGTTCGCCCGGAGGATGAGGCCTACATGAAGGCCGGCGCCAACGCGCTGGCGCTTGCCGGCAACCTGCCTGATCCGCCGCATGAGCTCGTGGTTCCCGGACGTCATTTCGTTTTCATCGATCCATGTCCTGAAGAAATCGCGGCCGACGCCAGCCTGATCTGCAACGATGAACCCGGCGTCGATCGGGCGTCCATCCATCGTGAACTGGAGACCGAGATCACGGATTTTCTGAAGCGGAATTTGTGA
- a CDS encoding SDR family oxidoreductase codes for MSMLERMFDVRGQSVIVTGGASGIGRAYAEIMAAQGARVCILDLDQAGTEKTVSEIKATGGDVWGLKVDVADRPGLAAAFDAVADKHGRIDTVYANAGIDPGPGFMTPTGERNPDGAIENIPDEQWDRGIEINLTSVYSTVKNAVRHMKPNGGGQIIVTSSIASDINESIVGTSYMPAKAAVNHFVRHMAMELGAYGIRVNAILPGPFITNIAGGRLRNKEDRAAFEAQSLIGRIGDVEDIKGLALLLASPAGSYMTGSLVVIDGGSLIRMT; via the coding sequence TTGTCTATGCTTGAACGAATGTTCGATGTGCGCGGTCAGTCCGTGATCGTGACGGGCGGGGCCAGCGGCATCGGCCGCGCCTATGCCGAGATCATGGCCGCCCAGGGCGCGCGGGTCTGCATCCTCGATCTGGATCAGGCGGGCACCGAGAAGACCGTCAGCGAAATCAAGGCCACGGGCGGCGATGTCTGGGGCCTGAAGGTCGATGTCGCCGACCGTCCCGGTCTGGCGGCGGCGTTCGACGCGGTGGCCGACAAACACGGCCGCATCGACACGGTCTACGCCAATGCCGGCATCGATCCGGGGCCCGGCTTCATGACGCCGACAGGCGAGCGCAATCCCGACGGCGCGATCGAGAACATCCCGGACGAGCAGTGGGACCGGGGCATCGAGATCAACCTCACCTCGGTCTACAGCACGGTCAAGAATGCCGTGCGCCACATGAAGCCGAACGGCGGCGGGCAGATCATCGTGACCTCCTCGATCGCCTCGGACATCAACGAAAGCATCGTCGGCACGTCCTACATGCCGGCCAAGGCCGCGGTGAACCATTTCGTCCGCCACATGGCGATGGAACTCGGGGCCTACGGCATCCGCGTCAACGCGATCCTGCCGGGCCCGTTCATCACCAATATCGCCGGCGGTCGCCTGCGCAACAAAGAGGATCGCGCGGCCTTCGAGGCGCAGTCCCTGATCGGACGGATCGGCGATGTCGAGGACATCAAGGGCCTGGCACTGCTGCTGGCCTCGCCGGCCGGATCCTACATGACGGGATCGCTGGTGGTCATCGATGGCGGATCGCTGATCCGCATGACCTGA
- a CDS encoding ABC transporter substrate-binding protein gives MAYINKLIRPTRRGVLRGMGAGLAASVLGSPAVLRAQTAGKIRMGYITPETGPLGLFGETDGYTVQKIREALGGRLQSANGDVYELEILERDSQSNPNKAAEIAGDLILNDEVHLLVPASTTDTILPAMEQAELYETPSISAGAPWQAVIMPRGGGEFDWTYHFFWGLDEALNTFVGLWNGLETNRKVGMLFPQNIDGETWGNEEYGLPVPTRAAGYEVTIPGYFQPRTNDFSAQISTFKQAGCDIIGGITYPDDLKTFVTQCNQQGFKPKAVTVAAALLFPGSVEAMGPLGNGMTTEVWWTPAFPFKSSITGQTSREIADQWESEQNRQWTQPLGYSHSVLEVAIDVLKRSADPLDREANREALAATDLDTVVGHINFSGQPHKNVCTTPIFGGQWVKGEKWPYDLKIVDNSVNQLFEPQQKIVALNW, from the coding sequence ATGGCTTACATCAACAAACTGATCCGGCCCACCCGCCGCGGCGTGCTGCGCGGCATGGGCGCCGGCCTTGCGGCGAGCGTTCTGGGGTCGCCGGCGGTGCTGCGCGCCCAGACGGCGGGCAAGATCCGCATGGGTTATATCACGCCCGAAACCGGGCCGCTCGGCCTGTTCGGGGAAACCGACGGCTATACCGTCCAGAAAATCCGCGAGGCGCTCGGCGGCAGACTGCAATCGGCCAATGGCGACGTCTACGAGCTCGAAATTCTCGAGCGTGACAGCCAGTCGAACCCGAACAAGGCCGCCGAGATCGCCGGCGACCTGATCCTGAACGACGAAGTGCATCTTCTCGTGCCGGCATCGACGACCGATACCATCCTGCCGGCCATGGAGCAGGCCGAACTTTACGAGACGCCGTCGATCTCGGCGGGCGCGCCATGGCAGGCCGTGATCATGCCGCGCGGCGGCGGCGAATTCGACTGGACCTACCATTTCTTCTGGGGTCTGGACGAGGCGCTGAACACGTTTGTCGGCCTGTGGAACGGGCTGGAGACCAACCGCAAGGTCGGCATGCTGTTTCCGCAGAACATTGACGGCGAGACCTGGGGCAACGAGGAATACGGCCTGCCCGTGCCGACCCGCGCCGCGGGCTACGAGGTCACCATCCCCGGCTATTTCCAGCCGCGCACCAATGATTTCTCGGCCCAGATCTCCACGTTCAAGCAGGCCGGCTGTGATATCATCGGCGGCATCACCTATCCGGACGATCTGAAGACCTTCGTGACCCAGTGCAACCAGCAGGGCTTCAAGCCGAAGGCGGTGACCGTAGCGGCGGCGCTGCTGTTCCCGGGCAGCGTCGAGGCAATGGGGCCGCTTGGCAACGGCATGACGACCGAGGTGTGGTGGACGCCGGCCTTCCCCTTCAAGTCTTCGATTACCGGGCAGACCAGCCGGGAGATCGCCGATCAGTGGGAAAGCGAGCAGAACCGCCAGTGGACGCAGCCGCTCGGCTATTCGCACAGCGTTCTGGAAGTGGCGATCGACGTGCTCAAGCGTTCGGCCGATCCCCTGGATCGCGAGGCCAACCGCGAGGCGCTGGCGGCGACCGATCTCGACACCGTGGTCGGCCATATCAACTTTTCGGGCCAGCCGCACAAGAATGTCTGCACCACGCCGATCTTCGGCGGCCAGTGGGTCAAGGGCGAGAAATGGCCTTACGACCTCAAGATCGTGGACAACAGCGTCAACCAACTGTTCGAGCCGCAGCAGAAGATCGTGGCGCTGAACTGGTAG
- a CDS encoding ABC transporter ATP-binding protein → MQMQQPTGERQRLLQARNVSKSFGAFRVLHDVDFDVYRGEVLGILGPNGAGKTTLFNMISGDLKPTAGEIRLGEVMLKGEPPHRRCQMGIGRTYQIPQPYSGMTTFENLLVASAFGGGRSEAESYEFCAQVLSDCELLNRANVLAGSLSLLDRKRLELARALASGPQLLLLDEIAGGLTDEESKELVALIAQIRDRGVTIIWIEHVLHALMAVADRLLVLNFGEKIAEGDPRTVIANPDVMRVYMGVEA, encoded by the coding sequence ATGCAGATGCAACAGCCAACAGGCGAACGCCAACGGCTTCTTCAGGCCCGGAACGTATCGAAAAGCTTCGGCGCGTTCCGGGTGCTGCACGATGTCGACTTTGATGTTTATCGCGGCGAAGTGCTGGGAATCCTCGGCCCCAACGGCGCCGGCAAGACCACGCTGTTCAACATGATCAGCGGCGACCTGAAGCCCACCGCCGGCGAGATCCGGCTGGGAGAGGTCATGCTGAAGGGCGAGCCTCCGCACCGCCGCTGCCAGATGGGGATTGGCCGGACCTACCAGATTCCGCAGCCCTATTCGGGAATGACGACCTTTGAAAACCTGCTCGTCGCCTCGGCCTTCGGCGGCGGCAGGTCCGAGGCAGAGAGTTATGAATTCTGTGCGCAGGTGCTCAGCGATTGCGAATTGCTGAACAGGGCCAATGTTCTGGCCGGATCATTGTCGCTGCTGGACCGAAAGCGGCTGGAGCTTGCCCGGGCGCTCGCCTCGGGACCGCAGCTTCTGTTGCTGGACGAAATCGCCGGCGGGCTGACCGACGAGGAATCGAAGGAGCTCGTCGCCCTGATTGCGCAGATCCGCGATCGCGGCGTCACCATCATCTGGATCGAGCATGTTCTACATGCGCTGATGGCGGTGGCGGACCGGCTTCTGGTGCTGAACTTCGGCGAAAAAATCGCGGAAGGCGACCCTAGGACCGTCATCGCCAACCCCGATGTCATGCGGGTTTACATGGGGGTCGAGGCATGA
- a CDS encoding ABC transporter ATP-binding protein → MTELLSTHGLVARYGDFQALYDVDVEVDEGEVIALIGANGAGKSTFLRAVLGLLPVKPEMVHFEGQPIGGTPTDQMVQKGVAIVPEGRRLFTGMSVTDNLRVAIDQTSRHGSKGDWTLDRVHQLFPILKEKARVPVQNLSGGQQQMVAIGRALLCQPRLLLCDEISLGLAPKVIREIYAVLPEIRAQGTSIVVVEQDVGLAKSASDRLYCMLEGRVTLSGRSDDVTREQISEAYFGGGHAVV, encoded by the coding sequence ATGACGGAATTATTGTCAACACATGGTCTGGTCGCCCGCTACGGCGATTTCCAGGCGCTCTACGACGTCGATGTTGAAGTCGACGAAGGCGAGGTCATCGCGCTGATCGGCGCGAACGGCGCCGGAAAATCCACCTTCCTGCGGGCCGTTTTGGGGTTGCTGCCGGTAAAGCCGGAGATGGTTCATTTTGAAGGTCAACCCATCGGCGGCACGCCCACCGACCAGATGGTGCAGAAAGGGGTTGCCATCGTTCCGGAGGGACGGCGGCTGTTCACCGGCATGTCCGTCACGGACAATCTGCGCGTGGCGATCGATCAGACGAGCCGTCATGGCAGCAAGGGCGACTGGACGCTGGACAGGGTGCATCAGCTCTTTCCCATCCTCAAGGAGAAGGCACGCGTGCCGGTTCAAAACCTCTCCGGCGGCCAGCAGCAGATGGTCGCGATCGGACGCGCATTGCTGTGCCAGCCGCGTTTGCTGCTGTGCGACGAGATCAGTCTCGGTCTCGCGCCCAAGGTCATCCGCGAGATCTATGCCGTCCTGCCCGAAATCAGGGCGCAGGGGACGTCGATCGTCGTGGTCGAGCAGGATGTCGGGCTGGCGAAGAGCGCGTCCGACCGGCTCTATTGCATGCTCGAAGGGCGCGTGACGCTGAGCGGACGCTCCGACGACGTCACGCGCGAACAGATCAGTGAAGCCTATTTCGGGGGTGGCCATGCAGTGGTTTGA
- a CDS encoding branched-chain amino acid ABC transporter permease, which produces MQWFDALVQGILLGGMYAQYALGMALMFGVMRIVNVSHGDLVILLSLIGISLASAFGLGPFTVMAALVPLAVAMGWLLQRAVLNRVVGEDPLPSLIATFGLSLALQNLMLQIWSANSRSLPGGGIESQSIQIGGIYIGLLPMLVLLVATGLTLGLDLMLKRMRFGRALRAASADVEAAAMTGINPRTVYAAATAIAVGILGFAAVFQSLRSTVAPADGGAQLIYAFEAVIIGGMGSVWGAFAGSMVLGIAQAVGFRIDPGFGVLAGHLVFLLILAVRPQGLFGRA; this is translated from the coding sequence ATGCAGTGGTTTGACGCACTTGTACAGGGCATCCTGCTGGGCGGGATGTATGCGCAATACGCGCTTGGAATGGCCCTGATGTTCGGGGTCATGCGGATCGTGAATGTCAGCCATGGCGATCTGGTCATCCTGCTGTCGCTGATTGGCATCTCGCTGGCCTCGGCCTTCGGGCTTGGTCCGTTCACGGTGATGGCTGCGCTGGTGCCGCTGGCGGTGGCGATGGGCTGGCTTCTCCAGCGCGCGGTGCTGAACCGGGTGGTGGGCGAGGACCCGCTGCCGTCGCTGATCGCGACCTTCGGCCTGTCGCTGGCGCTGCAGAACCTGATGCTGCAGATCTGGTCGGCCAACAGCCGCTCGCTGCCGGGCGGCGGGATTGAAAGCCAGTCGATCCAGATCGGCGGCATCTATATCGGCCTCCTGCCGATGCTCGTCCTGCTGGTCGCGACCGGCCTGACGCTGGGGCTCGACCTGATGCTGAAACGCATGCGCTTCGGCAGGGCGCTGCGCGCCGCCTCGGCCGATGTCGAGGCTGCGGCCATGACCGGCATCAATCCACGCACCGTCTATGCCGCGGCGACGGCGATTGCGGTCGGCATTCTCGGCTTTGCCGCCGTGTTTCAGTCACTGCGCTCGACCGTGGCGCCTGCCGATGGCGGGGCGCAGCTGATCTATGCCTTCGAGGCCGTGATCATCGGTGGCATGGGCTCGGTCTGGGGTGCGTTCGCCGGTTCGATGGTGCTGGGCATCGCCCAGGCTGTCGGTTTTCGCATCGACCCCGGCTTCGGCGTTCTGGCCGGCCATCTCGTCTTCCTGCTGATTCTAGCCGTGCGCCCTCAGGGCCTGTTCGGGAGAGCGTGA
- a CDS encoding branched-chain amino acid ABC transporter permease yields the protein MTSHSIAPSADAAQIGIKVRRQTLSGIIALSLFVFALVALAAMPWWAKTGTIRMVLELCCYILAAQMWNLLAGYAGLVSVGQQAFMGAAGYALFVMAQTFGINPFLAIFLSLLAPAVLAVPCYMLLHRLDGPYFAIGTWVVAEVFRLVASNLGWVNAGAGMSLGVMRDYSTFERNIAMSLLCALMILVAIGGGYWFLRSRFGLALIAMRDNPVAAASQGVNVRRLRFMVYVAAAVGCGLAGSVYFMAQLRINPASAFDPMWSNVAIFIVMIGGIGTIEGVLIGALIYFIADRYFGEYGASYFIVLGVMTVLVALYARTGIWGMISKRWDAPWFPIRRHLIVAKEDRP from the coding sequence ATGACTTCTCATTCTATCGCACCCAGCGCGGATGCAGCGCAGATCGGCATCAAGGTCCGGCGTCAGACCCTCTCCGGGATCATTGCGCTGAGCCTGTTCGTGTTCGCTTTGGTTGCGCTCGCGGCCATGCCGTGGTGGGCCAAGACCGGCACGATCCGCATGGTGCTCGAACTGTGCTGCTACATTCTGGCGGCGCAGATGTGGAACCTGCTCGCCGGTTATGCCGGGCTGGTTTCGGTCGGCCAGCAGGCGTTCATGGGCGCGGCCGGCTATGCGCTGTTCGTCATGGCGCAGACCTTCGGCATCAACCCGTTCCTCGCCATCTTCCTGTCGCTGCTGGCGCCCGCCGTGCTCGCCGTTCCCTGCTATATGCTGCTGCACCGGCTGGACGGGCCCTACTTCGCCATCGGCACATGGGTGGTGGCCGAGGTGTTCCGTCTCGTGGCGTCCAATCTTGGCTGGGTCAATGCCGGGGCCGGCATGTCCCTGGGCGTGATGCGGGATTATTCCACCTTCGAGCGCAACATCGCCATGTCGCTTCTCTGCGCGCTGATGATCCTCGTCGCCATCGGCGGCGGCTACTGGTTCCTGCGCTCGCGCTTCGGCCTTGCGCTGATCGCCATGCGGGACAACCCGGTGGCGGCGGCAAGCCAGGGCGTCAATGTCCGCCGTCTGCGGTTCATGGTCTATGTCGCCGCAGCCGTGGGATGCGGTCTGGCGGGGTCGGTCTATTTCATGGCGCAATTGCGCATCAACCCCGCCTCGGCCTTTGATCCGATGTGGTCCAATGTCGCGATCTTCATCGTGATGATCGGCGGCATCGGCACCATCGAAGGCGTGCTGATCGGCGCACTCATCTACTTCATCGCGGATCGTTATTTCGGCGAATATGGCGCGAGCTACTTCATCGTGCTCGGCGTAATGACCGTGCTGGTCGCGCTCTATGCCCGCACCGGCATCTGGGGGATGATCTCCAAACGTTGGGACGCCCCGTGGTTCCCCATCCGGCGCCATCTGATTGTCGCGAAGGAGGATAGGCCATGA